A stretch of the Desulfobacter sp. genome encodes the following:
- a CDS encoding ParA family protein, producing MTQIISIVNQKGGVGKTTTAVNLAAALAKLGKKVLLVDCDSQANATTGLGIDKPSLPASLYQGLIGESGIEEVLLPTMLPKLMVIPANVDLIGFEVEMVAAPQREARLKSFIAPVAERFDYIFIDCPPALSLLTLNAFAASDSVIIPLQSEFFALEGLGQLLDTIKRVKNAFNPGLKIKGILLTMFDSRTNLSQNVVDDARQYFKDLVFKTKIPRNVKLGEAPSYGLPVILYDKLSQGSKSYMAFARELLKR from the coding sequence ATGACTCAAATTATCAGTATTGTAAATCAAAAAGGCGGTGTGGGCAAGACAACAACAGCAGTAAACCTGGCTGCGGCCCTTGCCAAGCTGGGCAAAAAGGTGTTGCTTGTCGATTGTGATTCCCAGGCCAACGCCACCACGGGGTTAGGCATAGACAAACCCTCTTTACCCGCCTCCTTGTATCAGGGATTAATCGGAGAGTCAGGCATTGAAGAGGTGCTTTTACCAACGATGCTGCCCAAGCTTATGGTGATCCCGGCCAATGTTGATCTTATCGGCTTTGAGGTGGAAATGGTTGCTGCCCCGCAGCGGGAGGCCCGGTTAAAATCGTTTATCGCCCCTGTGGCTGAACGGTTTGACTATATTTTTATTGACTGCCCGCCTGCATTAAGTCTTTTAACCCTCAATGCCTTTGCCGCTTCCGATTCTGTGATTATTCCCCTTCAAAGTGAATTTTTTGCTCTGGAAGGGTTGGGCCAGCTTTTAGATACCATTAAGCGGGTCAAAAATGCCTTTAACCCGGGATTGAAAATCAAGGGCATTTTATTGACCATGTTTGATAGCCGGACCAATTTATCCCAGAATGTCGTGGATGATGCCAGGCAATACTTTAAAGATCTTGTGTTCAAGACTAAAATACCGCGGAATGTTAAACTCGGTGAGGCGCCCTCCTACGGCCTGCCGGTTATTTTATACGATAAATTATCACAGGGATCTAAAAGTTATATGGCCTTTGCCAGGGAATTGCTAAAACGATGA
- a CDS encoding ParB/RepB/Spo0J family partition protein → MMKKKKKQTGLGRGISALIPDLDLDKPEAGSDFFYCSVGEISPNRYQPRTRFSENELERLKSSIAQQGVLQPLLVRNMDGAYELIAGERRLRAAKAAGLEQVPVVVLDLSDEQVLEVSIIENIQRENLNVLEEAEAYFRLIDEFGYTQEKVARKIGKNRSTIANLLRLRSLPQEIKESLISEKISMGHARALLGGGSVESQLYLFNQVIDRGLSVRETERLVNQAKQQPKKLALKMSAQEQRFLEQTSSKISSWINTPVKIKKNGDKGKIEIKFKSGSEFNRLVDLLSRIS, encoded by the coding sequence ATGATGAAAAAGAAAAAGAAACAGACCGGCCTTGGCCGGGGAATCTCTGCTCTCATTCCGGATCTGGACCTGGACAAACCTGAGGCTGGTTCTGATTTTTTTTATTGCAGTGTGGGGGAAATCAGTCCCAACAGATACCAGCCCAGAACCCGGTTCAGTGAAAATGAACTGGAACGCCTTAAATCTTCCATTGCCCAGCAAGGGGTGCTCCAGCCCCTGTTGGTCCGCAATATGGACGGGGCATATGAGCTGATTGCCGGAGAAAGGCGGCTTCGGGCTGCAAAGGCAGCAGGACTTGAACAGGTGCCGGTGGTGGTGCTGGATCTTTCCGACGAGCAGGTCCTGGAAGTTTCCATTATCGAGAATATCCAGCGGGAGAATCTCAACGTTCTTGAAGAGGCTGAAGCCTATTTCAGGTTGATTGACGAATTTGGGTATACCCAGGAAAAGGTGGCGCGAAAAATCGGGAAAAACCGGTCCACCATTGCCAATCTTTTGAGACTGCGCAGTCTTCCCCAGGAAATTAAAGAGAGTTTGATTTCTGAAAAGATCAGCATGGGACATGCCCGGGCCCTTTTAGGGGGCGGGTCTGTGGAAAGCCAGCTCTATCTGTTCAACCAGGTGATCGACCGGGGTTTGTCTGTGAGGGAAACCGAACGCCTGGTGAACCAGGCCAAGCAGCAGCCCAAGAAACTGGCGCTCAAAATGTCTGCACAAGAGCAGCGTTTCCTTGAACAGACCTCTTCTAAAATTTCCTCTTGGATCAACACCCCCGTGAAAATTAAAAAGAACGGGGACAAGGGAAAAATAGAAATCAAATTCAAGTCCGGCTCTGAATTCAACCGTCTTGTGGATCTTTTAAGCCGCATTTCATGA
- the ispH gene encoding 4-hydroxy-3-methylbut-2-enyl diphosphate reductase, whose amino-acid sequence MKISIAKTAGFCMGVRRAVDMVLDASNMAKEPIFTYGPLIHNPQVLEMLESKKIFRLDTIPETGEGTVLIRAHGVPPEDETALKKAGFNVINATCPRVVRVQVIINKFAQKGYTTIIIGDEKHPEVVGLLGYAKGNGHTITSMEQFCALPEFENAVVVAQTTQNTKFYDQIKRFCASHAPHYKIFDTICGSTEKRQDEVRELAKTHDAVIVVGGKQSGNTKRLAQVARETHTQATHIEDAKEIDYKALVSANSIAITAGASTPNWIIKDTCQKVDHALKHKRPLLGKLTGGLDVLLKTNLLLAAGAAGLTYGAAEIQGGANTLIYAAIAMLYVLSMQIMNNLMTIRSDTYNKPDRAAFYRKYGIYLRALAFVSGGAGLYLAYTQGLVCFGVLSAMSLLGLSYNLNIIPAFFAGSRIQSFKDVPGSKTILIALAWGIVTSLLPAVVEKSQIGAAGLAFGFSTGLAFARTAFVDILAIQGDRIAGKETLPILLGETKSFTVIGACLILTAAMPLAAMFFPRGNMVFWLALVPVFMLLLIRLFREDSFLSGSPYEFLFESSFLLAGVMAAVI is encoded by the coding sequence ATGAAGATTTCCATAGCAAAAACAGCCGGCTTCTGCATGGGGGTCCGGCGGGCTGTTGATATGGTTCTGGATGCCTCAAACATGGCCAAAGAGCCTATTTTTACCTATGGCCCGTTGATTCATAATCCCCAGGTGCTGGAGATGCTGGAAAGCAAAAAAATTTTCCGTCTGGACACCATTCCTGAAACAGGGGAGGGTACAGTCCTGATCCGTGCCCACGGCGTACCACCCGAGGATGAAACCGCTCTTAAAAAGGCCGGGTTTAACGTGATCAATGCCACCTGTCCCAGGGTGGTCCGTGTCCAGGTCATCATCAATAAATTTGCCCAAAAAGGATATACCACCATTATTATCGGTGATGAAAAACATCCTGAAGTGGTCGGGCTGTTGGGGTATGCCAAGGGAAACGGCCATACCATCACCTCCATGGAACAATTTTGCGCCCTTCCTGAATTTGAAAATGCCGTGGTGGTCGCCCAGACCACCCAGAATACAAAATTTTATGACCAGATCAAACGTTTTTGCGCAAGCCATGCACCCCATTATAAAATATTTGACACCATCTGCGGGTCCACGGAAAAAAGGCAGGACGAGGTCAGGGAACTTGCCAAAACCCATGATGCAGTGATTGTCGTGGGGGGCAAACAAAGCGGGAACACAAAGCGCCTGGCCCAGGTGGCAAGGGAAACCCACACCCAGGCCACCCATATTGAAGATGCAAAAGAGATAGATTATAAGGCCCTGGTCTCGGCAAACTCCATTGCCATCACCGCCGGAGCATCCACCCCCAACTGGATTATTAAAGATACCTGCCAAAAGGTGGATCATGCATTAAAGCATAAGCGGCCTCTGCTGGGAAAATTGACAGGAGGGCTTGATGTGCTGCTCAAGACCAACCTCTTATTGGCCGCAGGTGCGGCTGGATTGACATATGGGGCAGCTGAAATCCAGGGCGGGGCCAATACCCTTATCTATGCCGCCATTGCCATGCTCTATGTCTTGTCCATGCAGATTATGAACAATCTGATGACCATTAGATCAGACACCTATAATAAACCGGACCGTGCTGCATTTTATAGAAAATACGGAATTTATCTTCGGGCCCTGGCCTTTGTATCCGGAGGGGCAGGGCTTTACCTGGCCTATACCCAGGGCCTGGTCTGTTTCGGGGTGCTGTCTGCCATGAGCCTTTTGGGACTTTCCTATAATCTGAACATTATTCCGGCCTTTTTCGCGGGCAGCCGTATTCAGAGTTTTAAAGATGTGCCCGGATCAAAAACCATCCTCATTGCCTTGGCCTGGGGCATTGTCACCAGTCTTTTGCCGGCAGTGGTGGAAAAAAGCCAAATTGGGGCCGCAGGTCTGGCCTTTGGCTTTTCAACAGGCCTGGCCTTTGCCAGGACGGCTTTTGTGGATATTCTGGCAATTCAGGGCGACAGGATTGCCGGCAAGGAAACCCTTCCCATTCTCCTGGGCGAGACAAAAAGCTTTACGGTGATTGGAGCCTGTCTGATACTGACGGCAGCAATGCCTTTGGCAGCAATGTTTTTTCCCCGGGGAAATATGGTGTTCTGGCTTGCTTTGGTCCCTGTTTTTATGCTTTTATTGATCAGACTATTTCGGGAGGATAGTTTTTTATCCGGCAGTCCCTATGAGTTTTTGTTTGAATCAAGTTTTTTGCTGGCTGGTGTTATGGCTGCTGTGATTTAA
- a CDS encoding DUF342 domain-containing protein, translating into MTDKYRKKKKVPLIGMLALKNQLVTKAELEVALTQCQGSKNIEAALKNYFLSKELISEKNIKRLTLAAKAVSIRQKEYTFGAVAMAKGFINKSVLDLALEEQQADLKTRQKPRLIGDMMVEAGLLTIKQRDYILKLQNRYRKAASQALAGDQASEKSFGKTELPETEALADPAVSNQDEADNENSTPKEGTAPQEAEEPTLLEPEMLTGGVQLQVSSDFMSAFLSKSPEFDEDVLAFDLRDELFDRGIISGVVADDLIDGFIRSSGFKTQAFRVAKGIRAIQGQDAKVEFFFNIDYLKAGGMGEDGTIDFKERGHIPLVEKGTVLAEKTPKVEARWGQNIYGDEVETVKGEDKALKFGKGAVLSEDGLKILAGLRGYPKYSLAGVIFVHDEYITSGDVDFETGHIEFDGNVNVKGCIKSGFKVRGNDIATVELDGGSVEADGDLKVVGGINEGHVYARGNVYAKFIHNSTIVCMGDVFVQKEIVDSAIESSGACSIVNGKLISSKVSAKMGFSAKNIGTEMASASYIKVGHDAFTQKELKINKVNVAKIKEKILGLEERKSQITQENAELQKEITKLAHIQDRTQLEQREMEEKLKDPAHSDEVDQIKPRLAELGVKVEEAEKNLDLCFEKSEAFDKLIEQVTRNILKLKKSRDILVEEKNNLVKWSKGNPGKSVVAVDGVIMAGTVISGKHSEYTVDKMIRHAKISEVLFKSDDSGEERTTYQMNVGSF; encoded by the coding sequence ATGACAGACAAGTATAGAAAGAAGAAAAAAGTGCCCCTGATCGGGATGCTTGCATTGAAAAATCAATTGGTGACCAAGGCCGAACTCGAGGTCGCCCTGACCCAGTGTCAGGGATCCAAAAATATTGAAGCCGCACTGAAAAATTATTTTTTATCCAAAGAACTGATTTCCGAGAAAAACATTAAGCGCCTGACCCTGGCGGCCAAAGCCGTTTCCATTCGCCAGAAAGAATATACCTTTGGTGCCGTTGCCATGGCCAAGGGGTTTATTAATAAAAGTGTATTGGACCTGGCATTGGAGGAGCAGCAGGCGGACTTGAAAACCCGTCAAAAACCCCGGTTGATCGGTGATATGATGGTGGAAGCAGGATTGCTGACAATTAAGCAGCGCGACTATATTCTCAAGCTTCAGAACCGGTATCGCAAGGCGGCATCCCAAGCCCTTGCGGGGGATCAGGCATCTGAAAAATCGTTTGGGAAAACAGAACTCCCGGAGACTGAGGCCTTGGCGGATCCGGCAGTTTCAAACCAGGATGAGGCGGACAATGAAAATTCAACCCCAAAAGAAGGCACGGCTCCCCAGGAGGCTGAAGAACCGACCCTTCTGGAACCTGAGATGCTTACCGGCGGAGTCCAGCTTCAGGTGTCCAGTGATTTTATGTCTGCGTTTTTGTCCAAGTCCCCGGAGTTTGACGAAGACGTGCTGGCCTTTGATCTCCGAGATGAATTATTCGACCGGGGGATTATTTCAGGCGTGGTGGCCGATGACCTGATCGACGGATTTATCCGGTCGTCGGGATTCAAGACCCAGGCATTTCGGGTTGCCAAAGGTATTCGGGCCATCCAGGGGCAGGATGCAAAAGTTGAATTCTTTTTTAACATCGATTACCTCAAAGCCGGGGGCATGGGCGAAGACGGCACCATTGATTTTAAGGAAAGAGGGCATATCCCTTTGGTTGAAAAGGGAACGGTGCTTGCGGAAAAAACGCCCAAGGTCGAGGCCCGGTGGGGTCAGAACATCTATGGTGATGAAGTGGAAACGGTCAAGGGAGAGGACAAGGCCCTCAAGTTTGGCAAGGGCGCGGTCCTGTCCGAAGACGGGCTTAAAATTCTTGCAGGACTCAGGGGCTATCCCAAGTATTCTTTGGCCGGAGTTATCTTTGTCCATGATGAATACATCACTTCCGGAGATGTGGATTTTGAAACCGGGCATATTGAATTTGACGGCAATGTCAATGTCAAAGGCTGCATTAAATCAGGATTCAAGGTAAGAGGAAACGATATTGCCACGGTGGAGCTGGACGGGGGGAGTGTGGAAGCCGACGGCGATCTGAAGGTGGTCGGCGGTATCAATGAAGGCCATGTCTATGCCCGTGGTAATGTCTATGCCAAGTTTATTCATAATTCCACCATTGTCTGCATGGGAGACGTGTTTGTTCAAAAAGAAATTGTGGATTCCGCCATTGAGTCTTCAGGCGCCTGTTCCATTGTGAATGGCAAGCTGATTTCATCCAAGGTCTCTGCTAAAATGGGGTTTTCAGCCAAAAATATCGGTACTGAAATGGCTTCTGCCTCGTACATCAAGGTGGGACACGATGCCTTTACCCAAAAGGAGTTGAAAATAAACAAGGTCAATGTGGCAAAGATCAAGGAGAAAATTTTGGGCCTTGAAGAGAGAAAATCACAGATAACACAAGAGAACGCTGAGCTTCAAAAGGAAATTACAAAGCTGGCTCATATTCAGGACAGGACCCAGCTGGAACAGCGGGAAATGGAAGAAAAACTCAAAGATCCGGCCCATTCAGATGAGGTGGACCAGATCAAGCCCAGACTTGCCGAACTGGGAGTCAAGGTTGAAGAGGCTGAAAAAAATCTTGATCTTTGTTTTGAAAAAAGTGAAGCCTTTGACAAGTTGATTGAACAGGTTACCCGGAATATTTTAAAGTTAAAAAAATCAAGGGATATTCTGGTTGAGGAAAAAAATAATCTGGTTAAATGGTCCAAAGGGAATCCCGGGAAATCGGTGGTGGCTGTGGACGGCGTTATTATGGCAGGGACTGTTATTTCAGGAAAACACAGCGAATACACCGTGGACAAGATGATCCGGCATGCCAAAATCAGTGAGGTTTTGTTTAAAAGCGATGACAGCGGTGAAGAACGGACCACCTACCAGATGAATGTGGGGAGTTTTTAG
- a CDS encoding IS256 family transposase has product MTEENTEFDFQKALKGIQEGKPFTGKGGVLTSLIKNLAEAALEGELESHLGQEVSANRRNGKSKKTIKSLDGKFELKTPRDRAGTFSPQIVKKHQTTLSDEIERKIIALYGLGMSYNDMASHLQEIYGLEISNATLSTITDKIIHTVKEWQARPLENVYPIVWLDAIHYKVRENGKVGSKAVYTILGVNIEGRKEVLGLYISENEGANFWLQVLTDLSNRGVKDILIACVDGLKGFPEAIETIFPDTEVQLCVVHQIRNSLKYVGSKNKKEFMADLKRVYKAVNKDLAEEELDILENKWNDKYPIVIKSWRNNWERLSHFFKYPEEIRRIIYTTNTIEAVHRQFRKLTKTKGSFPNQDSLLKLLYMGIQNASKKWTMPIQNWSLTISQLAIFFEGRLDKELGI; this is encoded by the coding sequence ATGACCGAAGAAAACACCGAATTTGATTTTCAAAAAGCCCTTAAAGGCATCCAGGAAGGTAAACCCTTCACAGGTAAGGGCGGCGTCCTTACATCATTAATCAAAAATCTTGCTGAAGCTGCTCTTGAAGGAGAGTTGGAGTCCCATCTCGGGCAGGAAGTTTCTGCCAACCGCCGTAATGGAAAAAGCAAAAAGACCATTAAATCCCTGGATGGTAAATTTGAGCTAAAAACCCCGCGTGACAGGGCCGGAACCTTCTCTCCACAGATCGTCAAAAAACATCAGACAACGCTCAGCGATGAAATTGAAAGAAAGATAATAGCCCTTTACGGCCTGGGCATGAGTTATAATGATATGGCTTCCCATTTACAGGAAATCTATGGACTTGAGATTTCAAATGCCACTCTGAGCACCATTACCGATAAAATCATCCATACCGTCAAAGAATGGCAGGCCAGGCCGTTGGAAAATGTGTACCCAATCGTATGGCTTGATGCCATACATTATAAAGTACGAGAAAACGGAAAGGTCGGCAGCAAAGCCGTTTACACAATTCTTGGGGTGAATATCGAGGGCCGCAAAGAGGTTCTTGGGCTGTACATATCCGAGAATGAGGGTGCGAACTTCTGGCTGCAGGTGTTAACAGACCTTTCAAACCGAGGGGTAAAAGATATCCTGATTGCCTGTGTTGATGGTCTAAAAGGTTTTCCCGAGGCCATTGAGACCATATTCCCGGACACAGAAGTTCAACTCTGCGTAGTCCACCAGATCCGAAATTCATTGAAATACGTTGGTTCCAAAAATAAAAAGGAATTTATGGCAGATCTAAAACGTGTTTATAAAGCGGTCAATAAGGATCTGGCCGAAGAAGAACTGGATATCTTGGAAAATAAATGGAATGACAAATACCCGATTGTGATAAAATCCTGGCGGAACAACTGGGAACGCCTCAGTCATTTCTTTAAATATCCAGAAGAGATTCGACGGATAATATACACCACAAATACCATTGAGGCTGTGCATCGACAGTTTCGAAAACTGACCAAAACAAAGGGATCATTCCCGAACCAGGACAGCCTGTTAAAGCTGCTTTACATGGGGATCCAGAACGCCAGTAAAAAATGGACAATGCCGATTCAAAATTGGTCACTGACAATTTCCCAGTTGGCAATTTTCTTTGAAGGCCGGCTGGATAAAGAGCTGGGAATTTGA
- a CDS encoding acyltransferase, protein MLHFLPSPVKGILSFLVYALNTILLTVPLILLSFFKFLIPVKGFIVILDKILISIATLWISINGLNSRIFSQIRWDVTGLAQLKKKEWYLVISNHQSWVDILVLQKVLNRKIPMLKFFLKKELIWVPFLGLAWWALDFPFMKRYSKKFLAANPHLAGRDLESTKKACEKFKHTPVSVMNFVEGTRFTPEKHEKFNSPFSNLLPPKAGGIAFVLGSMGEYLHKIINVTIVYPNGIPTFWDYISGKVSQIIVDIEVTSTGPELMGDYFSDPGFKQEFCDWLNRLWEEKEKKQKQIMPIKG, encoded by the coding sequence ATGCTCCATTTTCTTCCTTCTCCGGTCAAAGGCATTCTCTCCTTTCTTGTTTATGCATTAAACACCATCCTTTTGACCGTTCCTCTCATCCTATTGTCCTTTTTCAAATTTCTCATTCCGGTCAAAGGATTCATTGTGATCCTCGACAAAATACTCATCAGCATTGCCACCCTGTGGATCAGCATCAACGGGCTCAACTCCCGTATTTTCAGCCAGATCCGCTGGGATGTGACCGGGCTTGCCCAGCTCAAAAAAAAAGAGTGGTATCTGGTCATCTCCAACCACCAGTCCTGGGTGGACATCCTGGTCCTTCAAAAAGTGCTGAACCGCAAAATTCCCATGCTCAAATTCTTCCTGAAAAAAGAGTTGATCTGGGTTCCCTTTCTGGGCCTGGCCTGGTGGGCGCTTGATTTTCCGTTTATGAAACGTTATTCAAAAAAATTCTTAGCGGCCAACCCCCACCTGGCAGGCAGGGACCTTGAAAGCACCAAAAAGGCCTGCGAAAAATTCAAACACACCCCGGTCTCTGTGATGAACTTTGTTGAAGGGACCCGGTTCACACCGGAAAAACATGAAAAATTCAACTCCCCGTTCTCCAACCTTTTACCGCCCAAGGCCGGCGGAATCGCCTTTGTCCTGGGGTCCATGGGGGAATACCTTCACAAAATCATCAATGTCACCATTGTCTATCCCAACGGGATCCCCACATTCTGGGACTATATCTCCGGCAAGGTCAGCCAGATCATTGTGGATATTGAGGTGACTTCGACAGGACCGGAACTCATGGGGGATTATTTTAGCGACCCTGGGTTCAAACAAGAGTTCTGTGACTGGCTAAACCGCCTCTGGGAGGAAAAGGAAAAAAAGCAAAAGCAGATCATGCCCATAAAGGGATGA
- a CDS encoding sigma-54-dependent Fis family transcriptional regulator, whose product MPQRQTILTLDREERHFFKTVYNAAFANPFSRLRERLDRRIAGLISSASRRKSKDDCVREVDLRLDLLKRANRADINAYQDSDREILRVVYLFDIFHKFRENFDNHIKTQLQAKDTPIKVDFVDDAKQIWLDKGFDPDKFYHYFALSFQLRRAFYFISNSLVGSSPCMRTLKKHLWYNVFTHNIGLYDKYLWNRMEDFSTLLLGETGTGKGTAAKAIGSSGFIPFDPEKKRFAQSFTRAFSSINLSQYPETLLESELFGHTKGAFTGAVENYRGAFNRCSPYGAILLDEIGEIPGHVQIKLLRVLQERHFTPVGAHESSRFNGRVIAATNRPKKQIVGGETFRDDFYYRLCSDIIEVPPLSVRISEAPEELDHLLGFIIERMTGAHAPDLIEKIKRIIDRNLGKHYQWPGNVRELEQCVRSILLRRDYTGKETLDTDQTDLAQVLGKGIREKSIAVPDLVSGYCKLLYDAFGTYEKVARKTGLDRRTIKKDINYYTQG is encoded by the coding sequence ATGCCTCAAAGACAAACCATACTGACACTGGACAGAGAAGAGAGACATTTTTTTAAGACGGTTTACAATGCCGCCTTTGCCAACCCTTTTTCCCGGTTAAGGGAGCGGCTGGACCGGCGGATTGCCGGCCTGATCTCCTCTGCCTCCCGAAGAAAAAGCAAGGATGACTGCGTGCGGGAGGTGGACCTACGCTTAGACCTGCTGAAAAGGGCTAACCGGGCTGATATCAATGCCTATCAGGACTCGGACAGAGAAATTTTAAGGGTGGTCTACCTTTTTGATATTTTCCACAAGTTCAGGGAAAATTTTGACAACCACATCAAAACCCAGCTCCAGGCCAAAGATACCCCCATCAAAGTCGATTTTGTGGATGATGCAAAACAAATCTGGCTGGATAAAGGGTTTGATCCGGATAAATTTTACCATTATTTTGCCCTGTCTTTTCAACTGCGCAGGGCCTTTTATTTTATTTCAAACAGCCTGGTGGGTTCAAGCCCATGCATGCGCACCCTGAAAAAACATTTATGGTACAATGTGTTCACCCATAACATCGGACTGTATGACAAATATTTATGGAACCGGATGGAAGATTTTTCCACTCTGCTTCTAGGAGAGACAGGCACGGGCAAGGGAACAGCGGCCAAGGCCATCGGCAGCAGCGGGTTTATCCCATTTGATCCTGAAAAAAAACGATTTGCCCAAAGCTTTACCCGGGCATTTTCCTCCATCAACCTTTCCCAATACCCTGAAACCCTGCTGGAATCAGAATTGTTCGGCCATACCAAGGGCGCATTCACAGGGGCGGTTGAAAATTATAGGGGCGCATTTAACCGGTGCAGTCCCTACGGGGCCATCCTGCTTGACGAAATCGGAGAAATCCCCGGACATGTTCAGATCAAACTGCTCAGGGTCCTCCAGGAAAGACATTTCACCCCAGTGGGCGCCCATGAATCATCCCGGTTCAACGGCCGGGTGATTGCCGCCACCAACCGGCCCAAAAAACAAATCGTCGGCGGAGAAACATTTCGGGATGATTTTTATTATAGACTCTGCTCGGACATCATTGAAGTCCCCCCTTTAAGCGTGCGTATCAGTGAGGCCCCGGAAGAGCTGGACCATCTTCTCGGCTTTATCATAGAGCGGATGACAGGCGCCCATGCTCCGGATCTTATTGAAAAAATAAAAAGAATTATTGACCGAAACCTGGGAAAACATTATCAATGGCCAGGTAACGTGCGGGAACTGGAGCAATGCGTCAGATCAATCCTGCTCAGAAGGGATTATACGGGCAAGGAAACCCTGGATACCGATCAAACAGACCTGGCACAGGTTCTGGGCAAGGGTATCCGGGAAAAGAGCATTGCCGTGCCCGATCTTGTGTCAGGCTATTGTAAACTCTTGTACGATGCATTTGGCACATATGAAAAAGTGGCCCGGAAAACCGGGCTGGACAGGCGGACCATTAAAAAAGATATAAACTATTATACCCAAGGATAA